From a region of the Erinaceus europaeus chromosome 14, mEriEur2.1, whole genome shotgun sequence genome:
- the CEP131 gene encoding centrosomal protein of 131 kDa isoform X3 gives MKGHRTSPAGPVGCCPESVDLSLTGLPPPMTQRPNSASAPKPLTRSISVVAGSESRKRALEAMVPEGSRAINNLRRSNSATQVPRVWSSPLRPAESPDFLALFEGSPSSQKRLGSLGKAPSEQGATWNILDEQPRAVTLMSCTQSPSTMDAPAGPQRRECSVALSPSFTANNRSSKAAVGNRVMAMVHNQHSPAEKAPPPKSSNHTSSPLNNIVKAATDEGHESSSFRKPQKNLASSKQVAQNNMGATASLLKRKEVTEEEAERFIHQVNQAAVTIQCWYRRQAQRRHRQGTSRLEHLLASKREERRQRQKEGNLLDLHQQKETTRRKAREEKARQARQAAIQELQQKRAQKSGDEELRLPRGLQPPQEASPGQGSVPGKPHKANNTGMEDPRQHSSDPLPEPQSLLEDKFKDNSSWVAAAEDLEPQAPAIYTAKPQAALQDLLATLRLLEEEPEPLPWPRAYSKDRYTWTDEEESSSLTADNLEHFRQLGAAEPPGAGTLLSEAKLQSIMSFLDEMEQAGQERPASAPQGPEPTAEASSMGMQLRLEVEEKRRAVGLLQRALAQQRDLTARRVKDTERELGRQLGQQREHYEATIQRHLAFIDQLIEDKKALSQKCETLVAELKLGDQRHKERAAQMQEQHELEIKKLKELMSATEKVRREKWINEKTRKIKEITVRGLEPEIQKLITKHKQEVKRLQGLHAAELQQAEERAAQQYSRRAEELRAQLESEKEALGQQERERAQQRFEQHLEQEQRALQQQRRRLYSEVAEEKERLGQQAARQRAELEELQQQLEESSAAGGRALRAEFEKEREGQERRHQMELKALKEQLEVERQMWEANCSKKEEAWLLSREQELKEEIRRGRDQEIELVIRRLEADTTLAREESERAAESRIQRLRDKYEAELAELERSERQLQERCTQLKGQLGEAEGEAGRLQALLRQKEKELADTRAVNEQLTAERSGLAQVLHQEFTGRLAASEEENRQLRAELAALRTRQQLELEQLTRDRQAELEAVHRRGHRAVLRVKVALAKKEEAVSSLRKQHEP, from the exons ATGAAAGGCCATCGGACCAGCCCTGCTGGGCCTGTGGGGTGTTGCCCAGAAAGTGTGGACCTGAGTCTAACAGGCCTTCCTCCACCCATGACCCAGCGCCCCAACAGCGCCTCGGCCCCCAAGCCTCTCACCCGATCCATCTCTGTGGTCGCAGGCAGCGAATCTAGGAAGAGGGCACTG GAGGCCATGGTGCCCGAAGGCTCGAGGGCCATCAACAACCTACGCAGATCCAACAGTGCCACCCAGGTGCCCCGGGTGTGGAGCAGCCCCCTCAG GCCAGCAGAGTCCCCCGACTTCCTGGCCCTGTTTGAGGGGAGCCCCAGTAGCCAGAAGAGGCTGGGCAGCCTGGGCAAGGCTCCCAGTGAGCAAGGTGCCACCTGGAACATCCTG GACGAGCAGCCTAGGGCTGTCACCTTGATGTCCTGCACCCAGAGTCCCAGCACTATGGATGCACCTGCAGGCCCTCAAAGGAGAGAGTGTTCAGTGGCCTTGTCCCCCAGCTTCACAGCCAAcaacag GAGCAGCAAGGCAGCCGTGGGCAACCGTGTGATGGCCATGGTGCACAACCAGCACAGCCCCGCTGAAAAGGCGCCACCCCCCAAGAGCTCCAACCACACCTCCTCGCCCCTCAA CAACATTGTCAAGGCAGCTACAGATGAGGGCCATGAGAGCAGCAGCTTCCGGAAGCCTCAGAAGAATCTAGCCAGCAGCAAGCAGGTGGCCCAGAACAACATGGGGGCCACTGCCAGCCTCCTAAAacggaaggaggtgacagaggagGAGGCTGAGAG GTTCATACACCAGGTAAACCAGGCCGCAGTCACCATCCAGTGCTGGTACCGCAGGCAGGCTCAGCGGCGCCACAGGCAGGGGACTTCCAGGCTGGAGCACCTACTGGCATCTAAGCGGGAA GAGCGGCGCCAGCGACAGAAGGAGGGGAATCTTTTGGATCTGCACCAGCAGAAGGAGACAACCCGGCGGAAGGCCCGGGAGGAGAAGGCACGCCAGGCCAGGCAGGCAGCCATTCAG GAGCTACAGCAGAAACGAGCCCAGAAGTCAGGCGACGAGGAGCTTAGGCTGCCGAGGGGGCTGCAGCCCCCACAGGAGGCTTCCCCGGGGCAGGGCAGTGTCCCCGGCAAACCCCACAAAGCCAACAACACTG GCATGGAAGACCCCCGCCAACATAGCTCTGACCCATTACCAGAGCCCCAGTCGCTTCTGGAGGACAAGTTCAAG GACAACAGCTCCTGGGTTGCAGCTGCTGAGGACTTGGAGCCACAGGCACCTGCTATCTACACGGCCAAGCCCCAGGCGGCCCTGCAAGATCTGCTGGCCACACTGAGGCTCCTGGAGGAGGAGCCGGAGCCACTTCCCTGGCCCCGGGCCTACTCCAAGGACAGATACACCTGGACCGATGAG GAGGAGTCCAGCTCCCTGACAGCAGACAACCTAGAGCACTTCAGGCAGCTGGGGGCAGCGGAGCCCCCCGGAGCAGGCACCCTGCTCTCTGAGGCTAAGCTGCAGAGCATCATGAGCTTCCTAGACGAGATGGAACAGGCAGGCCAGGAGAGGCCAGCCTCGGCCCCACAG GGGCCGGAGCCCACTGCAGAGGCGAGCAGCATGGGGATGCAGCTTCGgctggaggtggaggagaagcgGCGAGCTGTGGGGCTGCTGCAGAGAGCACTG GCACAGCAGCGGGACCTCACCGCCAGGAGGGTCAAGGACACGGAGCGGGAACTAGGGCGGCAGCTGGGGCAACAGAGGGAGCACTATGAGGCCACTATCCAGCGCCATCTGGCCTTCATCGACCAG CTGATCGAGGACAAGAAGGCCCTGAGCCAGAAGTGCGAGACCTTGGTGGCTGAGCTGAAGCTGGGAGACCAGAGGCACAAGGAAAGGGCAGCCCAGATGCAGGAACAGCATGAGCTG GAGATCAAGAAGCTCAAAGAGCTGATGAGCGCCACCGAGAAGGTGAGGCGGGAGAAGTGGATCAATGAGAAAACCCGCAAAATCAAGGAGATCACTGTTAGAG gcctgGAGCCTGAAATCCAGAAGCTGATCACCAAGCACAAGCAGGAGGTGAAGAGGCTGCAGGGACTGCACGCGGCAGAGCTACAGCAGGCAGAGGAGCGGGCGGCGCAGCAGTACAGCCGGCGTGCAGAGGAGCTGCGTGCACAGCTGGAGAGCGAGAAGGAGGCTCTGGGCCAGCAGGAGCGGGAGCGTGCCCAGCAGCG CTTCGAGCAGCACCTGGAGCAGGAGCAGCGGGCCCTGCAGCAGCAACGACGGCGGCTCTACAGTGAGGTGGCCGAGGAGAAGGAGCGGCTGGGCCAGCAGGCCGCCAG GCAGCGCGCGGAGCTGGAAGAGCTGCAGCAGCAGCTGGAGgagagcagtgcagcaggtggccGGGCCCTACGGGCTGagtttgagaaggaaagagaggggcaggagcGCCGCCACCAG ATGGAGCTCAAGGCCCTGAAGGAACAGCTGGAAGTTGAGAGGCAGATGTGGGAGGCCAACTGCTCCAAGAAGGAG GAAGCCTGGCTGCTGAGCCGGGAGCAGGAGCTGAAGGAAGAGATCCGGCGGGGCCGGGACCAGGAGATTGAGCTGGTGATCCGGCGGCTAGAGGCTGACACCACGCTGGCCCGGGAGGAGAGCGAGAGGGCTGCGGAGAGCCG CATCCAGCGCTTACGGGACAAGTACGAGGCAGAGCTGGCAGAGCTGGAGCGCTCTGAACGGCAACTGCAGGAACGGTGCACGCAGCTCAAAGGGCAGCTTGGGGAGGCTGAGGGTGAGGCTGGGCGCCTGCAGGCACTGCTgaggcaaaaggaaaaggaaCTGGCTGACACGCGAGCG GTGAACGAGCAGCTGACGGCTGAGAGGAGTGGCCTGGCCCAGGTCCTGCACCAGGAATTCACCGGCCGACTGGCAGCCTCCGAGGAGGAGAACAGGCAGCTCAGGGCCGAGCTGGCTGCACTACGTACCCGCCAGCAGCTGGAGCTGGAGCAACTGACGCGCGACAGGCAGGCGGAGCTGGAGGCCGTGCACAGGAG AGGCCACCGTGCTGTCCTTAGGGTGAAGGTGGCACTGGCCAAGAAGGAGGAGGCAGTGAGCAGCCTCCGGAAGCAGCATGAG CCATGA
- the CEP131 gene encoding centrosomal protein of 131 kDa isoform X5 codes for MKGHRTSPAGPVGCCPESVDLSLTGLPPPMTQRPNSASAPKPLTRSISVVAGSESRKRALEAMVPEGSRAINNLRRSNSATQVPRVWSSPLRPAESPDFLALFEGSPSSQKRLGSLGKAPSEQGATWNILDEQPRAVTLMSCTQSPSTMDAPAGPQRRECSVALSPSFTANNRSSKAAVGNRVMAMVHNQHSPAEKAPPPKSSNHTSSPLNNIVKAATDEGHESSSFRKPQKNLASSKQVAQNNMGATASLLKRKEVTEEEAERFIHQVNQAAVTIQCWYRRQAQRRHRQGTSRLEHLLASKREERRQRQKEGNLLDLHQQKETTRRKAREEKARQARQAAIQELQQKRAQKSGDEELRLPRGLQPPQEASPGQGSVPGKPHKANNTGMEDPRQHSSDPLPEPQSLLEDKFKDNSSWVAAAEDLEPQAPAIYTAKPQAALQDLLATLRLLEEEPEPLPWPRAYSKDRYTWTDEEESSSLTADNLEHFRQLGAAEPPGAGTLLSEAKLQSIMSFLDEMEQAGQERPASAPQGPEPTAEASSMGMQLRLEVEEKRRAVGLLQRALAQQRDLTARRVKDTERELGRQLGQQREHYEATIQRHLAFIDQLIEDKKALSQKCETLVAELKLGDQRHKERAAQMQEQHELEIKKLKELMSATEKVRREKWINEKTRKIKEITVRGLEPEIQKLITKHKQEVKRLQGLHAAELQQAEERAAQQYSRRAEELRAQLESEKEALGQQERERAQQRFEQHLEQEQRALQQQRRRLYSEVAEEKERLGQQAARQRAELEELQQQLEESSAAGGRALRAEFEKEREGQERRHQMELKALKEQLEVERQMWEANCSKKEEAWLLSREQELKEEIRRGRDQEIELVIRRLEADTTLAREESERAAESRIQRLRDKYEAELAELERSERQLQERCTQLKGQLGEAEGEAGRLQALLRQKEKELADTRAVNEQLTAERSGLAQVLHQEFTGRLAASEEENRQLRAELAALRTRQQLELEQLTRDRQAELEAVHRRVKVALAKKEEAVSSLRKQHEP; via the exons ATGAAAGGCCATCGGACCAGCCCTGCTGGGCCTGTGGGGTGTTGCCCAGAAAGTGTGGACCTGAGTCTAACAGGCCTTCCTCCACCCATGACCCAGCGCCCCAACAGCGCCTCGGCCCCCAAGCCTCTCACCCGATCCATCTCTGTGGTCGCAGGCAGCGAATCTAGGAAGAGGGCACTG GAGGCCATGGTGCCCGAAGGCTCGAGGGCCATCAACAACCTACGCAGATCCAACAGTGCCACCCAGGTGCCCCGGGTGTGGAGCAGCCCCCTCAG GCCAGCAGAGTCCCCCGACTTCCTGGCCCTGTTTGAGGGGAGCCCCAGTAGCCAGAAGAGGCTGGGCAGCCTGGGCAAGGCTCCCAGTGAGCAAGGTGCCACCTGGAACATCCTG GACGAGCAGCCTAGGGCTGTCACCTTGATGTCCTGCACCCAGAGTCCCAGCACTATGGATGCACCTGCAGGCCCTCAAAGGAGAGAGTGTTCAGTGGCCTTGTCCCCCAGCTTCACAGCCAAcaacag GAGCAGCAAGGCAGCCGTGGGCAACCGTGTGATGGCCATGGTGCACAACCAGCACAGCCCCGCTGAAAAGGCGCCACCCCCCAAGAGCTCCAACCACACCTCCTCGCCCCTCAA CAACATTGTCAAGGCAGCTACAGATGAGGGCCATGAGAGCAGCAGCTTCCGGAAGCCTCAGAAGAATCTAGCCAGCAGCAAGCAGGTGGCCCAGAACAACATGGGGGCCACTGCCAGCCTCCTAAAacggaaggaggtgacagaggagGAGGCTGAGAG GTTCATACACCAGGTAAACCAGGCCGCAGTCACCATCCAGTGCTGGTACCGCAGGCAGGCTCAGCGGCGCCACAGGCAGGGGACTTCCAGGCTGGAGCACCTACTGGCATCTAAGCGGGAA GAGCGGCGCCAGCGACAGAAGGAGGGGAATCTTTTGGATCTGCACCAGCAGAAGGAGACAACCCGGCGGAAGGCCCGGGAGGAGAAGGCACGCCAGGCCAGGCAGGCAGCCATTCAG GAGCTACAGCAGAAACGAGCCCAGAAGTCAGGCGACGAGGAGCTTAGGCTGCCGAGGGGGCTGCAGCCCCCACAGGAGGCTTCCCCGGGGCAGGGCAGTGTCCCCGGCAAACCCCACAAAGCCAACAACACTG GCATGGAAGACCCCCGCCAACATAGCTCTGACCCATTACCAGAGCCCCAGTCGCTTCTGGAGGACAAGTTCAAG GACAACAGCTCCTGGGTTGCAGCTGCTGAGGACTTGGAGCCACAGGCACCTGCTATCTACACGGCCAAGCCCCAGGCGGCCCTGCAAGATCTGCTGGCCACACTGAGGCTCCTGGAGGAGGAGCCGGAGCCACTTCCCTGGCCCCGGGCCTACTCCAAGGACAGATACACCTGGACCGATGAG GAGGAGTCCAGCTCCCTGACAGCAGACAACCTAGAGCACTTCAGGCAGCTGGGGGCAGCGGAGCCCCCCGGAGCAGGCACCCTGCTCTCTGAGGCTAAGCTGCAGAGCATCATGAGCTTCCTAGACGAGATGGAACAGGCAGGCCAGGAGAGGCCAGCCTCGGCCCCACAG GGGCCGGAGCCCACTGCAGAGGCGAGCAGCATGGGGATGCAGCTTCGgctggaggtggaggagaagcgGCGAGCTGTGGGGCTGCTGCAGAGAGCACTG GCACAGCAGCGGGACCTCACCGCCAGGAGGGTCAAGGACACGGAGCGGGAACTAGGGCGGCAGCTGGGGCAACAGAGGGAGCACTATGAGGCCACTATCCAGCGCCATCTGGCCTTCATCGACCAG CTGATCGAGGACAAGAAGGCCCTGAGCCAGAAGTGCGAGACCTTGGTGGCTGAGCTGAAGCTGGGAGACCAGAGGCACAAGGAAAGGGCAGCCCAGATGCAGGAACAGCATGAGCTG GAGATCAAGAAGCTCAAAGAGCTGATGAGCGCCACCGAGAAGGTGAGGCGGGAGAAGTGGATCAATGAGAAAACCCGCAAAATCAAGGAGATCACTGTTAGAG gcctgGAGCCTGAAATCCAGAAGCTGATCACCAAGCACAAGCAGGAGGTGAAGAGGCTGCAGGGACTGCACGCGGCAGAGCTACAGCAGGCAGAGGAGCGGGCGGCGCAGCAGTACAGCCGGCGTGCAGAGGAGCTGCGTGCACAGCTGGAGAGCGAGAAGGAGGCTCTGGGCCAGCAGGAGCGGGAGCGTGCCCAGCAGCG CTTCGAGCAGCACCTGGAGCAGGAGCAGCGGGCCCTGCAGCAGCAACGACGGCGGCTCTACAGTGAGGTGGCCGAGGAGAAGGAGCGGCTGGGCCAGCAGGCCGCCAG GCAGCGCGCGGAGCTGGAAGAGCTGCAGCAGCAGCTGGAGgagagcagtgcagcaggtggccGGGCCCTACGGGCTGagtttgagaaggaaagagaggggcaggagcGCCGCCACCAG ATGGAGCTCAAGGCCCTGAAGGAACAGCTGGAAGTTGAGAGGCAGATGTGGGAGGCCAACTGCTCCAAGAAGGAG GAAGCCTGGCTGCTGAGCCGGGAGCAGGAGCTGAAGGAAGAGATCCGGCGGGGCCGGGACCAGGAGATTGAGCTGGTGATCCGGCGGCTAGAGGCTGACACCACGCTGGCCCGGGAGGAGAGCGAGAGGGCTGCGGAGAGCCG CATCCAGCGCTTACGGGACAAGTACGAGGCAGAGCTGGCAGAGCTGGAGCGCTCTGAACGGCAACTGCAGGAACGGTGCACGCAGCTCAAAGGGCAGCTTGGGGAGGCTGAGGGTGAGGCTGGGCGCCTGCAGGCACTGCTgaggcaaaaggaaaaggaaCTGGCTGACACGCGAGCG GTGAACGAGCAGCTGACGGCTGAGAGGAGTGGCCTGGCCCAGGTCCTGCACCAGGAATTCACCGGCCGACTGGCAGCCTCCGAGGAGGAGAACAGGCAGCTCAGGGCCGAGCTGGCTGCACTACGTACCCGCCAGCAGCTGGAGCTGGAGCAACTGACGCGCGACAGGCAGGCGGAGCTGGAGGCCGTGCACAGGAG GGTGAAGGTGGCACTGGCCAAGAAGGAGGAGGCAGTGAGCAGCCTCCGGAAGCAGCATGAG CCATGA